From a region of the Paenibacillus sp. R14(2021) genome:
- a CDS encoding ArsR/SmtB family transcription factor produces MNDEHRARIFKALADETRLEIIRGLYANMREMNCGEVNDIHGTSKSNNSYHLRTLREAKLITVRKEAQTRYMIINLETFHTYLPGFLDTL; encoded by the coding sequence ATGAATGATGAGCACAGGGCCAGAATATTTAAGGCATTAGCTGATGAAACAAGATTGGAAATCATTCGAGGTCTATACGCCAATATGAGGGAGATGAATTGCGGAGAAGTGAACGACATTCATGGTACTTCAAAATCGAATAATTCCTATCATTTGCGTACATTAAGGGAGGCGAAATTGATTACGGTACGAAAGGAAGCGCAAACAAGGTATATGATCATCAATTTGGAGACCTTTCACACTTACTTGCCTGGATTTCTGGATACGTTGTAG
- a CDS encoding MFS transporter, with translation MGKLTALLFMIMFFIGTDTFLISPLIPTLQKLFDIPTEISGWMVGAYALGYSIFALIAGPLSDGWDRKKVMFYGMLCFSISTILCGFATGFWSMFLFRFLAGISAAFTSPQVWASIPVLFPAAKNAKVFGIVMAGLASAQAFGIPIGGLLASTHWSYPFYVIGVCSLGVSIFIHYTLPSMKPNQDQRTRLPILKRYIPLLTSRIARRAFLGHFLFNCGFMAAFAFIGKWTTDRFELSVDHVGYVMFFLGVGNLVGSFGGAYVIQKLNRFNTLVGGFLLATGCFIVLPFMPSVAAFDGVYFFIFLNMGIAFPLIMGALTSLNPTIRGTISSLGNSIMYAATTVGSWIAGLIYATFNGFVGVSIFAALCFAGALFYFVSSGILTSQAETKKKLAS, from the coding sequence TTGGGTAAGTTAACAGCTTTATTATTCATGATCATGTTTTTTATCGGTACGGATACATTTCTGATTTCGCCGCTAATCCCTACTCTTCAGAAATTGTTTGATATCCCGACCGAAATTTCCGGTTGGATGGTGGGAGCCTATGCTTTAGGTTATTCCATATTTGCACTGATTGCCGGACCGCTCTCCGATGGATGGGATCGCAAAAAAGTCATGTTTTACGGCATGCTTTGTTTTTCGATCTCCACCATTTTATGCGGCTTTGCCACAGGCTTTTGGTCGATGTTCTTATTTCGTTTTTTGGCCGGAATCAGCGCAGCGTTTACATCGCCTCAAGTCTGGGCTTCCATTCCGGTTTTGTTTCCTGCGGCCAAGAACGCCAAAGTATTCGGAATTGTAATGGCGGGCTTAGCTTCTGCCCAAGCATTCGGGATACCGATTGGAGGTCTGCTCGCTTCAACCCATTGGTCTTATCCTTTTTATGTAATCGGCGTATGTTCGCTGGGGGTGTCGATATTTATCCATTACACGTTGCCTTCGATGAAACCGAACCAAGACCAAAGAACGAGGCTGCCGATATTGAAAAGATATATCCCGTTGTTGACCAGCAGAATCGCGAGAAGAGCTTTCCTTGGGCATTTCTTGTTTAATTGCGGATTCATGGCTGCCTTTGCTTTCATTGGAAAATGGACGACGGACCGCTTTGAGCTTTCGGTTGATCACGTGGGGTACGTCATGTTTTTTCTAGGTGTCGGTAATCTGGTGGGGAGCTTTGGCGGTGCGTATGTGATTCAAAAGCTCAATCGTTTCAACACCTTGGTTGGGGGCTTTCTTCTCGCCACTGGATGTTTTATCGTTTTGCCTTTCATGCCCTCGGTTGCAGCTTTCGATGGTGTTTACTTCTTCATATTCTTAAACATGGGGATCGCCTTTCCGTTAATCATGGGTGCTCTGACTTCTTTAAATCCGACGATCCGCGGCACGATTTCTAGTTTGGGCAATTCGATCATGTATGCTGCGACAACAGTCGGTTCTTGGATTGCAGGCTTGATTTATGCGACTTTTAACGGTTTTGTCGGTGTCTCCATATTTGCGGCGCTTTGCTTTGCCGGTGCGTTGTTCTATTTTGTATCCAGCGGCATTTTGACTAGTCAAGCGGAAACAAAGAAGAAGCTTGCATCATAA
- a CDS encoding alpha/beta fold hydrolase — protein sequence MSTYLLIHGAWHGAWCWEKIVPLLETAGHRVIAIDLPGHGEDQTPISEVTLDVYANRVVAAIDGLDEEVILVGHSMAGIVVSQAAEYRPNRIKSLVYLTAFLLQNGQNMLVIPPNPNMRVSEDGSTITVPADKAKDTFYNNCLDEDITAAVSRLQVQATSPFVTPVSLTQQNFGQVPRYYIEGLRDHAIPIEMQRQMQAASPCKEVFTLDTDHSPFYSTPEQLCNILLNIG from the coding sequence TTGTCTACTTATCTGCTCATTCACGGCGCCTGGCACGGAGCTTGGTGCTGGGAAAAAATCGTTCCTTTGTTAGAAACCGCTGGTCATCGTGTAATTGCAATCGATTTACCCGGACACGGAGAAGACCAGACGCCAATTTCAGAGGTAACGCTCGACGTGTATGCAAATCGTGTGGTAGCTGCTATTGATGGACTTGACGAAGAGGTTATTCTAGTCGGACACAGCATGGCCGGGATTGTTGTATCGCAAGCAGCCGAGTACCGTCCGAATCGAATTAAATCGCTCGTTTATTTAACCGCATTTCTATTACAAAATGGTCAAAACATGCTCGTGATCCCGCCTAATCCCAATATGCGAGTCTCTGAAGATGGGAGCACAATTACCGTTCCCGCAGACAAAGCAAAGGATACGTTCTACAACAATTGCCTAGATGAGGATATAACCGCGGCTGTATCTCGGTTACAGGTGCAAGCCACGAGTCCATTTGTGACACCCGTGAGCCTGACGCAACAAAATTTTGGTCAAGTCCCTCGATACTACATTGAAGGCCTTCGCGATCATGCCATACCAATCGAGATGCAGAGGCAAATGCAAGCCGCATCTCCCTGCAAGGAAGTATTCACGTTGGATACAGATCATTCGCCGTTCTATTCAACGCCAGAACAACTATGTAACATTCTGCTCAATATCGGTTAA
- a CDS encoding Lrp/AsnC family transcriptional regulator, with protein MIDNVDLQILALLKENSRIQWKDIGKEIHMTGQAVGNRIRRLEDLGVLEQYTIGTNKAKLGQPVTAFITVFVDSANHPAFHTFFNTEEAISEVHRISGDGCFLLTAHFASNEEMQLLLDGILKYGNYRVNLSIGKLKS; from the coding sequence ATGATTGATAATGTGGATCTCCAGATACTGGCTTTATTAAAGGAAAACTCAAGAATACAATGGAAGGATATTGGTAAAGAAATACACATGACTGGGCAGGCTGTGGGAAATCGTATTCGAAGGTTAGAGGATTTGGGCGTTCTTGAACAGTATACGATTGGGACAAATAAGGCGAAACTTGGACAGCCTGTCACTGCATTTATTACTGTTTTCGTGGACTCGGCCAATCATCCAGCATTTCATACGTTTTTCAATACGGAAGAGGCGATTTCCGAAGTACACCGGATCAGTGGGGATGGATGCTTTTTGTTGACCGCACACTTCGCCTCGAATGAAGAAATGCAATTACTTCTTGACGGCATCTTAAAATATGGCAACTATCGTGTTAACCTATCCATTGGAAAGTTAAAGTCCTAA
- a CDS encoding carbonic anhydrase, whose translation MQLQEILKHNEHFVESKEYVPYAATKIPKKRMVVVSCMDARLVELLPKALDLHNGDAKIIKNAGGIITHPFGSIMRSIVTAVYELNADEIYIIGHHGCGMSQSNPKGTLQKMLDRGVATPEILSALEYAGIDLHKWLFGFDNVVDSIKANIELVRNHPLIPKDVPVHGLAIAPDTGKLDVIVDGYKELTLNIN comes from the coding sequence ATGCAGTTGCAAGAAATTCTGAAGCACAATGAACATTTTGTAGAGAGCAAAGAATATGTACCCTATGCGGCAACAAAAATACCAAAAAAACGAATGGTTGTTGTTTCATGTATGGATGCTCGATTGGTGGAACTGCTGCCTAAAGCGTTAGATTTACACAATGGCGATGCTAAAATCATCAAAAATGCAGGCGGAATAATTACTCATCCATTTGGAAGTATTATGCGTAGTATTGTTACTGCTGTATATGAACTAAATGCTGATGAAATTTACATTATTGGGCATCATGGTTGCGGGATGAGTCAAAGTAATCCAAAAGGGACACTTCAAAAAATGTTAGACCGCGGAGTGGCAACACCGGAAATTTTGTCCGCCCTCGAGTATGCCGGAATTGATCTACACAAATGGTTATTCGGATTCGATAATGTCGTTGATTCCATTAAAGCGAATATTGAACTGGTTCGGAATCATCCTTTAATTCCTAAAGACGTTCCTGTACATGGCCTTGCTATCGCACCAGATACAGGTAAATTAGATGTAATCGTAGATGGGTATAAAGAATTAACTTTGAATATTAATTAA
- the cynS gene encoding cyanase, producing MNRKEATQKILEAKAAKGLTWNEIAKAGENSESWIVTALLGQATMTRSEAEQVGQLLELDEEVIQALTLIPHKGDTMQMPPTDPLLYRLYEMVLVYGPTIKELIQEKFGEGIMSAIDFELGIEKKEDPRGDRVVLTLNGKFLPTRKW from the coding sequence ATGAATAGAAAAGAAGCAACTCAAAAGATTCTCGAGGCAAAAGCAGCAAAAGGTTTAACGTGGAACGAAATTGCGAAGGCAGGAGAAAATTCAGAAAGCTGGATCGTTACAGCTTTATTGGGACAAGCTACTATGACTCGTTCAGAAGCAGAACAAGTGGGTCAACTTTTAGAGTTGGATGAGGAAGTCATTCAGGCTTTAACCCTGATTCCCCACAAAGGAGATACCATGCAAATGCCTCCTACTGACCCACTCCTATACAGATTATACGAAATGGTATTAGTTTATGGTCCTACGATCAAAGAACTCATTCAAGAAAAGTTTGGTGAGGGGATCATGAGTGCCATTGATTTCGAGTTGGGTATTGAGAAAAAAGAAGACCCAAGAGGAGACCGCGTAGTCCTTACACTTAATGGTAAATTTCTACCCACTAGAAAATGGTAA
- the mprF gene encoding bifunctional lysylphosphatidylglycerol flippase/synthetase MprF produces MKRLQEVLHRTKIGQLFTALHRYKLLQILIPAAVIAFIYWEGKSEFQSMDWTSTLHTLHHLKPETVLFLFGASLIAVSSVAVYDFVLRRHFTIPISLWDTFRYAWVANTSNSVIGFSGIAGAAFRTFFYRKRKIPMQTITASIAFLSTITITGLSILSWAGIFGILPMQTVIHVHPWTLIAVWATALYLPGYVFLQRTSFYAKWLNRNLPRMNGATIAASIGASLLEWVCAGICFWLIGTCLLPGLSLAEALGIYTVSAITGLLTMAPGGIGGFDLTALLGLQQLGYPADKTAAVLVLFRLLYYLFPWMIGLVIAASDVAMDRNKPVDPDDENFENGLNSWQRIWHFPNQFKLVGELGVWSLGKLVFASGFILLLSAALPGLLFRLHLTDELLAAPLMKLSHQLSVVIGFLLIVLSWGISHRVKRAYQLTLFLLCAGAVFTFSKSFDIEEALFLLVVALLLWISRDRFYRISASFSREKAALWGVLTLVLAYVYDLIATGIHPALPNPSTSEAKLTWLINPKLNGLVAITGIVVTWLMLSLILLLRPSRLVNKGTSLEEQEKLQLFLEHEQGNLLTHVLFAGDKNFFWASNERVLIPYSIIRNKLVVLGDPIGQKEWISEAIQECQRFADLYDLSVVFYQVSPSYLPIYHENGYRFFKLGEEALVPLDTFTLSGKRMTNLRTVKNRFDREGFRFEVSKPPHDNQLLEKLRPISQKWLHGKKEKSFSLGWFDECYLQLSPIALLVNPEEEITAFASLAPSYDDNCSISVDLMRHLPNSPNGTMDQLFVSLLEWAKAEEYQTFNLGMAPLSSVGHAQAAIREEKLAHFVFKHGGYWYGFKGLRKYKEKFYPVWEPRYLAYPRSVSLPILLLELVRLIARRPKNGCV; encoded by the coding sequence ATGAAACGTCTTCAAGAAGTTCTTCACCGCACAAAGATCGGCCAACTATTCACAGCTCTTCATCGTTACAAGCTCCTGCAGATCTTGATCCCGGCAGCTGTGATTGCGTTTATATACTGGGAGGGTAAAAGCGAGTTCCAAAGCATGGATTGGACCAGTACCCTTCATACGCTTCACCATTTGAAGCCGGAGACCGTGCTCTTCCTATTCGGAGCCTCATTGATCGCGGTATCTTCGGTTGCTGTTTATGACTTTGTGCTTCGGCGTCATTTTACAATCCCCATCAGCCTCTGGGATACATTCCGTTATGCGTGGGTCGCAAACACGTCGAATAGCGTGATCGGTTTCTCCGGAATCGCAGGCGCGGCTTTTCGGACTTTCTTCTACCGGAAGCGCAAGATTCCGATGCAGACGATTACGGCTTCAATCGCTTTCCTCTCCACCATTACGATTACTGGCCTCTCCATACTCTCGTGGGCGGGCATTTTCGGTATTTTACCTATGCAAACGGTTATTCACGTCCACCCTTGGACGTTAATTGCGGTATGGGCAACCGCTTTGTATTTGCCTGGATACGTATTTCTGCAGCGTACCTCGTTCTATGCAAAATGGCTGAATCGAAATCTGCCGCGAATGAACGGAGCTACAATCGCGGCCTCAATCGGCGCGTCCTTACTGGAATGGGTCTGTGCAGGAATCTGCTTCTGGCTCATCGGCACCTGTCTGCTTCCCGGTCTTTCACTGGCAGAAGCGCTAGGGATCTATACCGTCTCGGCGATCACTGGGCTGCTCACGATGGCTCCTGGCGGTATAGGCGGCTTCGATCTGACCGCGCTGCTCGGGCTGCAACAGCTGGGTTATCCTGCTGACAAAACAGCTGCCGTCCTCGTTCTCTTCCGTTTGCTGTATTATCTGTTTCCCTGGATGATCGGTCTTGTTATCGCCGCATCCGACGTCGCCATGGATCGTAACAAACCGGTTGATCCGGATGACGAGAATTTCGAGAATGGCTTGAACAGCTGGCAAAGAATATGGCACTTTCCTAACCAGTTCAAATTGGTCGGAGAACTCGGCGTTTGGTCGCTTGGCAAATTAGTCTTCGCAAGCGGATTTATTCTGCTGCTCTCTGCGGCTCTGCCCGGTCTGTTATTTCGGTTACATCTTACAGATGAGCTGTTGGCCGCTCCGCTAATGAAATTGTCTCACCAATTAAGCGTCGTCATCGGCTTCTTGTTGATCGTACTATCCTGGGGGATATCTCATCGCGTAAAACGTGCGTATCAATTAACGCTCTTCCTTCTGTGCGCAGGTGCCGTATTTACATTCAGCAAGTCATTTGATATCGAAGAAGCCCTATTCTTGCTCGTTGTGGCCTTGTTACTTTGGATTTCTCGGGATCGGTTTTACAGGATATCCGCAAGTTTCAGTAGGGAAAAGGCAGCTCTGTGGGGGGTACTAACGCTTGTACTCGCCTATGTCTACGATCTCATCGCAACGGGGATCCACCCTGCTCTGCCAAATCCATCGACTTCGGAAGCTAAATTAACGTGGTTAATTAATCCGAAGCTGAACGGCCTTGTCGCTATTACCGGAATTGTAGTCACATGGTTAATGCTTTCGCTTATCCTGCTCCTTCGGCCAAGTCGCTTGGTGAACAAGGGGACCTCCCTAGAAGAACAAGAGAAATTGCAATTGTTCCTGGAACACGAGCAAGGGAACTTATTGACGCATGTGTTATTTGCCGGTGACAAGAACTTCTTCTGGGCGAGCAACGAACGCGTATTGATTCCTTATTCCATTATTAGAAATAAACTCGTCGTCCTCGGCGACCCCATTGGACAAAAAGAATGGATTAGCGAAGCCATCCAGGAATGTCAGCGATTTGCGGATCTGTATGATTTGTCGGTTGTCTTTTACCAGGTATCTCCGAGTTACCTTCCGATCTACCATGAAAACGGATATCGTTTCTTCAAATTGGGGGAAGAGGCGCTAGTTCCATTAGATACATTTACCCTTAGTGGAAAACGAATGACCAACTTACGAACAGTCAAAAACAGATTCGACCGTGAAGGATTCCGCTTTGAAGTGTCAAAGCCGCCCCACGATAATCAGTTACTTGAGAAGCTCCGCCCTATTTCGCAGAAATGGCTGCATGGCAAAAAAGAGAAGAGCTTCTCGCTTGGTTGGTTTGATGAATGCTACCTGCAGTTGTCCCCGATTGCATTATTGGTCAATCCAGAGGAAGAGATAACTGCGTTTGCGTCGTTAGCGCCAAGCTATGACGATAACTGCAGCATATCTGTTGATCTCATGCGACATCTTCCGAACTCGCCGAACGGAACGATGGATCAATTATTCGTCTCATTGTTGGAATGGGCTAAAGCAGAAGAATATCAAACCTTCAACTTGGGCATGGCTCCGCTCTCAAGCGTTGGTCATGCTCAGGCGGCTATCCGGGAAGAAAAGCTTGCGCATTTTGTTTTTAAGCACGGTGGTTATTGGTATGGATTTAAGGGGCTTAGGAAATACAAAGAAAAATTTTACCCGGTCTGGGAGCCGCGTTATCTTGCTTATCCGCGCTCTGTATCCTTGCCAATATTATTGTTGGAGCTGGTTCGGCTCATTGCGCGCCGGCCCAAAAATGGTTGCGTTTAA